In one Candidatus Absconditicoccus praedator genomic region, the following are encoded:
- the amrB gene encoding AmmeMemoRadiSam system protein B encodes MVKEVFYPTSPQILHEMVVSLTVSVQSFVDENLSVHPKIALVPNDYYIYSGAVMASAYSALSKNKDIKEIIVVGRNSDKSFTGYGVPSFGSIKNILGEKKVSSRVKQLLDEYKDFHGFDNDEMFSNIDCQMPFVLSTFNINSLLPVIVGRTNKYIKLVNFLSEAIKEKHVAVIISSNISNTQGSGKIIKKDSKQAQAIVQNNLRDLPFSGDSSNILLRIFSSVCKKRGYDINPLIYSNSSDFDKDSNISRGYFSMIGGIG; translated from the coding sequence ATGGTGAAAGAGGTTTTTTATCCTACAAGTCCACAAATTTTGCATGAAATGGTGGTGAGTCTGACTGTATCTGTACAAAGTTTTGTGGATGAAAATTTATCAGTACATCCCAAAATAGCTTTGGTTCCAAATGATTATTATATATATTCTTGAGCTGTTATGGCTTCTGCTTATTCGGCTTTATCCAAAAACAAAGATATCAAAGAAATTATCGTAGTTTGAAGAAATAGTGATAAAAGTTTTACTTGATATTGAGTTCCAAGTTTCTGAAGTATTAAAAATATTTTGTGAGAGAAAAAGGTATCATCAAGAGTAAAACAATTATTGGATGAGTATAAAGACTTTCACTGATTTGATAACGATGAGATGTTTTCAAACATAGATTGTCAGATGCCTTTTGTGTTGTCAACATTTAATATCAATTCTTTATTGCCTGTGATTGTTGGAAGGACAAATAAATATATAAAACTTGTAAATTTTTTATCAGAAGCAATAAAAGAAAAGCATGTGGCAGTAATAATAAGTAGCAATATATCTAATACACAGTGATCTTGAAAAATAATAAAAAAAGACAGTAAGCAAGCACAGGCAATTGTTCAAAATAACCTTAGAGATTTGCCATTTTCTTGAGATAGTTCAAATATTTTATTAAGAATTTTTTCTTCTGTTTGTAAAAAAAGATGATATGATATAAATCCTTTGATTTATTCAAATTCTTCAGATTTTGATAAAGATTCCAATATTTCAAGGTGATATTTTAGTATGATTTGATGAATCTGATAA